In the genome of Arachis stenosperma cultivar V10309 chromosome 6, arast.V10309.gnm1.PFL2, whole genome shotgun sequence, the window atcaaaaatccaatttaattcatttcttcaccaaatttgAAAGCCCACCCAAATTCCGAAATCCAAAATaggaagtgtataaatagatgTCAGTTAGACTTAGAAAGGAGTTTTAcctttttttacttttcttttgatcatttttagaCTTTTTGAATTTGGAGTTTGCTTCTgtcttgaattttgattttctttAAACTTTGGCTTGACTTGgcaaggagaattgagttctcttcctctgggttttcttattttccttttctgcACACTTAgcttgagtcttgggtgttgagaattgaggaaattctgtctcaatatcaccttgagatctctttgTTCCTTTCTCTGCAAAATTCAAGATTTGGTGATTTGAATTCAAGTTTCTTTActgttttgatctttaatttgtttgcaattgttcttTGAGTTGGATCGAGGAAggcagtgagatctagacttggttttctagtctatTGACCCCTGAGATCTGTATTTTCATTTTAGTTCATCTGCTGAAGGCTTCTTCAAGctaatttacttttctgtttaagATCTGTTTCAATTCAAGTCATCTTCTACTCTTCtacttgttgcaatttacttttctttgtttaaattcTACAATCCCAGCTCCCTGATCCCTTTATTATttaagcaatttacatttcttgtacTCCAAgcttctgcaatttacatttcttgcactctaagtttctgttatttactttacttgttctttaagattcagcacttttactttctgttctctttaatttactgtAATGCTCCCCTCTCCTTTTACAATttatgcaatttagcttctgtcaATTACAAATCACTTAAATCAActcttgtttgcttgactaaatcaactactaaactaaaattgcttaatccttcaatctctatgggatcgacctcactctaagtgagttattactacttgatacgatcTGGTACACTTGTCGGTGAGTTTTGCGTTGGATCATCTTCCACACCATCAAGcgtcggagtgtcattgcagatGGCTCCCCCCTTACTTCACAAAGAGCTCGGGAGGTCATCAGTCTGCACGTTTAGCTTCCCAAACCCAGATCTAGGCCGATTCTCACCTTCACACCTAGAAAGTGTCCTAGACTCATCCAGAACCCGAGCAACCAAACATTGGCACCGTTTGTGGGGATCTGGCCTGAATGGACTTTCTGTTGGGTCTTGTGGAGGCGGACGACAGAGCCAAACCACGCGGGGGAGAAATGGCACCCCGAATCGGTAGGATAGCCCCCGTGGCTTCCCCCACGAGCGCATAAGGTCACCCCCGCGGTGACCCGAGCCGCCCTAGCGCTCTTAGAAAATGCATCCCTTTAGAGGAATAGGCAGTGACAGCACCAGAATTATGTAGAAGTTGCGCCACAGGGTAAAAAACTTGATACGTGAGCTAGCAAGTCAGGAGCGCTACCAACCAGCTGGTGGATAGGACCGCTGCTGGTCTCCTGAAAGGGAAGGGAGCGGTCCCCATAGGAGTCGCTGCAAAAGTCCCCAAAGAAGTCGTTCCAAACGCAGCCCGAACTCCCGACCAGAATCGAAAACCTAAGGGGAAAGCAGGGAGGCGCCAAGAAGACGGCGAGATCCCCTGATTTACACCCGACCTCCGATGTGACAAACCACGGAGGAGAACTGAGAAGACAGCAGAGAAAGAGCAAGGAGAATCCAACGTCCCGTAATCATGGGGCAACCCCCTTCCATCATTCTATCCTCGAGGTCCGGCTACCAAAGCACTTCGATAAGCCAATGGACATGAGGTATGATGGGACCCAAGACCCTCAAGAGCATCTGATGGCTTTCGAGGCCAGGATGAATCTAGAAGGGGTGGGCGACGAAGTGAGATGTCGCGCATTCCCCGTTATCTTGGCGGGCCTGGCAATACGTTGGTTCAGTGCCCTCCCCCAGGGCTCCGTTACGACCTTTGCGGACATCACCCGCGCTTTCCTAGCTCAGTTTACCACACGTATTGCTAAAGCGAAGCACCCGATCAACTTGCTCGGGGTGACACAAAGAAGCGGCAAATCAACCAGGAAGTACCTGGATAGGTTCAATGACGAGTGCTTGGAGATTAACGGCCTAACCGACTCGGTGGCCAGTTTGTGCTTAACGAACGAGTTGCTGAACGAGGATTTCAGGAAACACCTTACCACAAAGCCCTTGTGGACAATGCAAGAAATCGAAAATGTTGCTAGGGAATATATCAACGATGAAGTGGTTAGCCAGGTTGTGGCAGCCAACAAACGACAACCCGCCTACAACCATACTCGTCTGGCCGGAAATGGAGAAAGGCCAAGGGAACACTCCAAGGATGGAGCTCCAGCTAAAACCTTCAAGCCGTTCCCCCGGGTAGGGAAGTTTACCAACTACACCCACTTGACAGCCCCAATCGTTGAAGTCTATCAACAGATTACCGACAAAGGCATCTTTTCGAAGCCCCTACAACTCAAGGATAGGACAGGAGGGAACAAAAACCTCTATTGCGACTACCACAAGGGCTACGGCCACAAGACCCAAGACTATTTTGACCTAAAAGATGCTTTGGAGCATGCAATCCAGGAAGGTAAGTTGTCAGAATTCTCCCACCTCATAAGAGAGCCCAGAAGGCGAGATCGCGATAGAACTAGCAATGACAAGAGCTGCACCGTGAGACAGAGACAAGAATCCAAGGAGGACAATGAACGCGGCCTCACCATCGTGAACGTTGTGGTTGGGAAAGACGTGGCTCCTAGGTCGAAATCGGCATGCAGAAAGGATGCCAAAGTCTTAGCAGTGTCATCATATAACCCCATGACTTCCCCCAGGAGATTTCGGTCAATGGCATTTGGTCCAGAAGACCAATGGTTTGACGAGTTGCCAGAGGACCCTCCTTTGGTGATCACGGCAAGAGTAGGGACTGGGCTGCTCAGGCGAATCCTCGTGGACACGGGGGCCAATTCGAACATCCTGTTTCGTAATGTTTTTGACGCTCTAAGCTTTCGGGACTCCGACCAAAGGACCCACCAACACGGTGTGGTTGGCTTGGGCGACAAATTTATTAAGCCTAATGGGATAATTTCTCTACCGATCTTAATAGGAGGGGACGAGAGAAGAGGTCGGTAATGGCGGAGTTCGTTATCCTAAGGGACTCTAGGGCCTACAAAATCATCCTGGGTAGGAAAACCATCAATGAGTTCAGAGCAATGATTTGTACTAAGCTACTGGTGATGAAGTTTGTTTTTGACGATGGGTCAATTGGATCTATCAGGGGAGATTTGGAAACGGAGGTTGCTTGCGACAACGCCAGTCTCTCCCTGAGGAAGAAATCCAAAGAAGCATCCGGGGTCTTCTTGGCCGACCTGGACGCACGAGTTGACGACAAACCCAGGCCGAAACCCGAAGGAGACCTTGAGAAATTCAGGGTCGGCGACTAGGAAGGAAAGTTCACATTCTTTATTTCTTAAAAGAGACGTTGGTAGAGATGATCAGGGAAAATGTCGACCTTTTCGGCTGGACACCCGCCGACATGCCGGGGATTGACCCCCGGATCATGTCGCACCACCTAGTTGTGAAGACTAAGACTAAGCCAGTGGCATAAAGGAGGAGGAAAATGTCCAAAGAAAGAGCAGACGAGGTGGCCAGACAAACGACCAGCCTGTTAGAAGCAGGATTCATCCAGGAACTGGACTACTCGACCTGGCTGTCGAATGTAGTCTGGGTTAAGAATCCTAGCAGGAAATGAAGAATATGTGTGGACTATTCCGACCTCAACAAGGCGTGCCCCAAGGATTCTTTCCCCTTCCCCAACATTGATGCTCTCGTTGATGCGGCTGCAGGATACCGGTATCTGAGCTTCTTGGACGCATACTCTAGCTAAAACCAGATATCGATGCACCAGCCAGATGAAGAGAAGATGGCGTTCATAACGCCAAGAGGTACATACTGCTACAAGGTGATGCCATTTGGGCTGAAGAACGTAGGAGCTACATACTAGAGGCTGATGAACAAGATATTTAGTGATCTTATCGGCAAGACGGTGAAAGTGTCCGTAGACGACATTCTAGTAAAAACCACCAAGGCGGAAGACCTCATCAGCGATTTGGAGATTGTGTTCGCATCTCTTCGGCGGCACGGCATGAGGATTAACCCACTCAAGTAcgccttcgccatggaagccAGGAAGTTTCTGGGTTTCATGTTAACCTAAAGGGGAGTGGAAGCCAACTGAGAAAAATGTGAAGCAATCTTGCAGATGACGAGCCCGGGATGCATAAAGGATGTGTAGAGACTAGCGGGAAGGCTCACTGCGCTATCTCGTTTCCTCGGTGCAACGGCTGCTAAGGCCCTGCATTCTTTAACTTGGTGATAAAGGGAATAGTGTTCAAATGGACCATGGCCTGCGAGGAAGCCTTCAATCACTTCAAGAGCATCATCTCGGCACCACCTGTACTCGGTAAGCCCAAAAATGGAGAAACACTATTCTTGTACTTGGCAGTAACAGATGAGACTTTAGCAACCGTCCTGGTACGTGAAGAAGGGAAGATTCAGTAACCACTCTATTTTGTGAGCATGGCACTACATAGGGCAGAACTAAGATACAGCAAGTTGGAAAAGCTAGTGTACGCACTCTTGACCTCCTCCTGTAGGTTGCGATAATACTTCCAAGGGCACCATATAATCATCAGGACGGACCAAGCAATCCGCCAAGTACTGCAAAAGCCTAATTTGGCGGGTAGAATGATGACCTAGGCAATCGAGTTGTCTCAGTATGACTTACAGTACGAGCCTAGACATGTTATCGAGGCACAAGCGATGGCTAATTTTCTGGTCAAAGTGACGGGAAACTCTCTTGATTCATCGAGCACATggtggaagctccatgtggacggagcctccaaccaaATGTTCGGAGGAGAAGGAATCATTTTAGAAAGCCCAACCGGAGTCGTGTACGAGTAGTCGATCAAGTTCGACTTCCCCGTGTCCAATAATCAAGtagaatacgaggccctacttgGTGGCCTGCAATTAGCAAAGGAAGTCTGAGCTacaagagtagaagtatgcagtgattcccaggtcgtcacatcgcAAGTTAATGGAACGTATCAAGCTAGGGACTCACTTCTGCAAAAATACTTGGACAAGTTCAAGAAACTAAACGAGGAGTTTGATGAGGTCACGATACAGCACGTTCCTAGGGAAAGGAACACACGGGCTGATCTCCTATCAAAGCTGGCGAGCACAAATCCAGGAACAGGCAATCGATCTCTCATTCAAGGCTTGGTAAAAGAACCAGCAGTGACCTTGCACTTAGCCTAAACAGACCCCTCGTGGATGGACCCGATTACCAATTTCCTGGAAAACGGTAAACTCCCTAGTGACGACAAGACAGCAAAGGCGTTAAGAAGAGAAGCGGCCAAGTATACGATGATACAAGGCCAGCTGTTTAAGAGGCGGCTCAACCAACCTCTATTGAAGTGCTTACGCCCAGACCAAACGGACTATGTGTTAAGCGAAGTCCATGAGGAGTGTTGCGGCCATCACATTGGAGGGAAGGTGTTAGCCCAAAAAATCGTTAGGGCCAGTTACTACTGGCCCTCAATGATGGCAGACTCGAAAGAGTTCGTAAAGAGATGCGGAAGATGCCATGAGAATGCCAACATTCATAGAGCACCGGCAGCCGAAGTGAGCCTGATGATGGCCTCCTGGCCATTCTCACAATGGGGAGTCGACCTGTTAGGGCCGTTCCCAACTGGACCTGGACAGGACAAGTACTTGATTGTCGCCATCGACTATTATACAAAGTGGGTAGAGGCCGAACCATTGGCCAGTATATCCTCGGCCAACTGTCGGAAGTTCCTGTGGAGGCAAGTAATTGCCAGATTTGGAATACCAGAGGTCATCATCTCGGACAACGGGACGCAGTTTGCTGATAAAAAATTCAGAGAATTCCTCACCGGCCTGGGCATAAAGCAGAAGTTCTCGTCTGTCGAGCACCCTCAAACTAATGGCCAAGTCGAGGCGGCAAACAAAGTCATCCTACAAGGCCTCAAAAAGTGACTTGACCAGATGGGCAGATGAGTTAGCCTCAGTCCTCTGGTCCTATCGCACAACTCAATAGTCACCCACCGGGGAAACACCGTTCTGGCTCACATACGGGGTAGATACGATAATTCCCGTTGAGATTGGGGAACCGATCCCACGACTTCTTTTGGGAGGAGTAGAAGAAGCCGTGAAAAAGGACTTAGTAGATGAAACTAGAGAGATGGCCCACTTGTCGGAGGTGGTGTTGAAACAAAGGATGGCCCTACGTTACAACGCCAAAGTACTCAAAAGGAATTTTGAGTCAAGCGACTTAGTCTTGCGACGCAACAACGTCAGACTCCCGACGCcaggggaaggaaagctggcagcaagttgggaaggtccatacaggGTAAAGGAGGTGCTCGGCAGCGGCGCCTACAAATTGAAACGGCTAGACGGCAAGGAAGTCGCTAGAACTTGGAACACGAGCAACCTAAGAAGATTTTATTCCTAGAAGCCGAGACACACCAACCGAGCAAGCGGTCTGCAAGTCTAACCAGTTTAGTAAGACCTGTATTACTTTGTGAGGGATTATTTGCCCTTTGTTAGATTATTTGCCCTTTGTTTACTATTACTTTGACCATATTATTCACCATTAGTCGTTTATTCCCAATTAATTGTTTATTTGCAATTCGTCATCTCTTTTTTCCATATTCAACGTTATTCAATAACCAAATTACTTTACCAAGTAGAAGTAGTCGACATCAGAACGATACGGTATCttgggactgatcaccccgggaaccATTGAAGTAACAAAAGCCACAATAAACAGCTACAAAAATATTACAAGCCACGACCTGGCTTCGTTAACTACCATTGAAATGGTTAACAAACATAAGCAAATAGCTAACTACCAATAAAGCGGTAAGAAACAATGAGCAAAACATTTTCTATCAAGGTGGACGAGCAATTTGTTACATGCCGGAAAAACGAGTATCAAGTTCACTAAAACCAAAAATGGTCGAAGATCAACAtattacaaaaatacaaaatacaacAAGTGAGACCATGTCATTTTTTTGGGATATcaacaatcttgccatccttgATGGTCTTGAAGACGTTAACAGCTGAGGTATCAAAGTCGGGAGCTACCACCTTCACCTGATCTTTGAGGGCCTCCTTAGTCATCAAGACGGCATTCTTTCCCTGCTTCACGGTCTCTTTGTACTCCGTTTTCAAATCAGCCGCTTCATTCTTGGCCGCGGTCGCCGACGAAAGAGCCTCATCACGTTCCTTCTCAAGCTCCTTCACCCAACCTTGAGCAGCGTTGAGCTGACCTTCCAAGGTGAGCTCCCCCTCGGTAAGTCGCGCCACAGAAGCATCGGAGGTCTTGACCTTCTCCTCGGTTTCGGCTAGCTGCGCTTTGAGTGACTTGACATCATCTTTGTACTTTGCATTTGCCTTGACAGATGATTGAAGCTTGTTCTCCACCGACCACGCTCCTGCCAAGGTGGTTTCGGCTTTTCTCGCCACGGCGGCTCCCCGGAGCATCGTACGGTACCTCCATCTAGCCTAAGAGGCGAGGTCCCCACCATGGAAGAAGTCCTCCGTGTCGGGAAGCATCTGAGCATCAATAAAGGTCGCGGCACCAAAGTTCTTCTCCATCACTGTGAGGGCTCCCCCAAGACTAGAAGACGCATTCCTTTTCTTAGGGTTGTCAATAACAACCACCTCAGGCCCCTCATCTTCAACCTCAACCTTCGGTCGGGGACCTGGACCAGCACTGGTACCAACCACCTCCCCCTGGACAGGTTGGGACTGAGCCTCGACCTCGGCAGCATCGTTGGGAGGGACCTCGTTATTGTGAGTGGCAGATTCGTCACCACTGTCATCAGCGAGAAAGGTGTTGAACAAAGCATCAAGTACAACCTGTTCGCCAGCCATTGATACTGCGACAACAAACAAGAGCTCGTTAGTCAGTAAGACAGTTAATTAGGTATACAAATAATCCCATAAAAAGAAACATGATCAAAGGACCAAGCGACCACAAACCTATATAACCCCTAGCCACGTCCTGATCACCTATAAGAAGATGATGGTTAACGCGGTTCTTGCCGAAGACAGCCAACAGAAAGTCGACAATCTTCTTGTTCTCGGGAGACAATCCCTTGTATGTCACCTTTTTAAAGGCGTTCGGCCCCGCCCCAAAACTCCAATAGGTCGGGATGCGGCGCTCCCCCTACAAGGTTAGCCAAAAGAGGTGCCGAACTTTAGCAGGACAGACTTTGAAATACTTGCCTTTAAATCTATGATAGGAATCCTCAAACAAGCTgaagatcctccgaccttggGCTGCTCGGAAGGACataaagccctttttggccctcCACTCTTTGGAAGGGTTTGTCAGGGttaagagaaaaagaaataccTCGACGGAGGCTGGCAGCTCCAAATGCTCACAAACTATCTCAAAACAGCGGATGGAGTCCCAgctgttcggatgcaactgaGACGGCGCCACGTCACATCAGTTGAGCAACGCCATTTTAAAAGATGAAAAGGGGATGCCAACCCCCAGGTGGGTGAACATTGCCTTGTAAAATTAGATCGAATCGGGGACCCAGGAAGAGTGTAGGTTCAGTTGGAATATTCGTTCCTGGGCGGTGGGAACAAAATCCTCATAGTTATTCTCTTTGTCTCCTCCTTCGCAGAGGTACTCGGCTTGTCGGAACTCCGTAAGTTCCTCCACAGACATTTGGTTGGGAGTTTCCTTCACATCCGAAGTTACCCAGGCATATCGATCGTAGGGCGCTCTCACGACCCTCATAACAGGATACTGGGCCATACTTACAGTGGGGGCACCACTCAAAGTCAGTCTATGAGGTTGGAAAACCGGCACTAATACCAGAATTTACAATCTACCTATTCGCAGTTAAATCAAAACTTATCTACAGCCAAAATGAAGCCTAAACTACCAGGAACTTAGATGGTAAACCCCCTAAAATCCTAGCTAATGACAGCCTGAAAATACACGCACAGACCTAAGCACTACTCAACGCATAAGAAGCAAAAGCAATGGCAAGTACCTAATctgaaaaaatgaaaatgaaaaggctcagcagaagaaaaatataCTTACCAGGAAAGTAGTTTGCAAGGGAGAAGTGCGAAGGCTGGAAGGAGAACGATCGCAGGGAATAGGCCAATGCAAGCAAATACAGGAAACACGAGAGGGAGTAGAGAATGCAGTACAGGCATAGTTTGGAAGTAGGGAAAAGATATGgaaaagaaagggaaagaagTAAAAACGAAAGAATAACTGTCCTGGAGAAGCGCGAAAGATAGGTGCAAAATAGACCTTTTCCCCCTGCTTTCAAATCAGTAATAAATGCGCTTAATGGTAGGCGCGAGGAACGAGGCGACAAACAACACTCTCTTGAAGCGACGAAGCCCGCACGAGCATAAAAGGCGCATCCTGACCACGAGCAACCGACGAAGCAACGACGCGCGAAAGAGAGAGCAGAACGCACCAACAACGGCGCTCACGGCCATAGTTGGCGcgttgggggcactgttacggcccaGCCCAGGTGGCATATTGGCCAATCCGACCCACGAACCACCCGACCTGCGTGGTCGGGCTGGCAGGCATAATCCGTTCGGACAGCGACACGGACACCTGCACCCCTGCTGCCAACCACATGACAATTGGGAGAAGAAACTTCCTGGAAGGAGACCTCTCTTGTGGGGCCCGCCCTACTGACAGGGTATATATGGGGAGGGTCCTATCTCTCTCCCAAGGTACGCCATCATCACCCTTACTCTCACTGCCATCTGGGCCATTtttgacttgagcgtcggagtgtcattgcaggtggCTCCCCCCCACTTCACAAAGAGCTCGGGAGGTCGTCAGTCCGCATGTCTTGCTTCCCAGACCCAAATCCAGGCCGATTCTCACCTTCATACCCAGAAAACATCCTTAACCCGTCCGAAACCCAAACAACTGAACAAATATAAAGGAATAGAAGGAAGAACATGTGAATGATTGGACTTTTATTTCTGCCTACaaattagttttaaattaaTCACAGTAAATAGTTTAATCATATGAAAAATATGCTTACTTTACCTGGTATGAATAAAAGTATTTGAGTACTTGATGTAATAATGTTTATAAAATTTTGTGTGTTTTACaaatatttgaatttattattaaaaatttgattaatataatctaaaaatttattatagcCATGTAGTCGATAATAAATTGGAGAAAATGCATTCCCTCcattttttaacaattatttAATAAAGTATAATATCTTCCCCTATATTTTTAAGTGAaccaaatatataaatatatatatatatatatatatatattgaataattaaaaattatattttattaaacaattaaaaaatttgaaaagatttacTCTCTGAATTGGGATGATAACAACTACAAGACATAAGATTACATACAATGATAGGTAATCTGAAATTTGGTTGGCTATGATAATTGATAATAAGTATATCGATTAACAATTTCGTTAcgttatcaataatat includes:
- the LOC130934055 gene encoding uncharacterized protein LOC130934055, translated to MDMRYDGTQDPQEHLMAFEARMNLEGVGDEVRCRAFPVILAGLAIRWFSALPQGSVTTFADITRAFLAQFTTRIAKAKHPINLLGVTQRSGKSTRKYLDRFNDECLEINGLTDSVASLCLTNELLNEDFRKHLTTKPLWTMQEIENVAREYINDEVVSQVVAANKRQPAYNHTRLAGNGERPREHSKDGAPAKTFKPFPRVGKFTNYTHLTAPIVEVYQQITDKGIFSKPLQLKDRTGGNKNLYCDYHKGYGHKTQDYFDLKDALEHAIQEGKLSEFSHLIREPRRRDRDRTSNDKSCTVRQRQESKEDNERGLTIVNVVVGKDVAPRSKSACRKDAKVLAVSSYNPMTSPRRFRSMAFGPEDQWFDELPEDPPLVITARVGTGLLRRILVDTGANSNILFRNVFDALSFRDSDQRTHQHGVVGLGDKFIKPNGIISLPILIGGDERRGR